The Pseudoalteromonas translucida KMM 520 genome segment GTAGGAATAACCCCATGTTAAGTTTCCAAGGTGAAAATATACTCTCAGTTAATCAACTCGACAGAGACTGTATTGAACGTATATTTGCAGTAGCTAAAAAAATGGAACCCTACGCTAAAAAACAAAAGCGTACTAACGTGCTAGAAGGTGCCATTTTAGCCAACTTATTTTTTGAACCCAGCACACGCACACGCGTAAGCTTTGGCACCGCTTTTAACTTACTCGGCGGACTCGTTCGCGAAACAACCGGCATGCAAAGCTCAGCGCTTGCTAAAGGCGAGTCGCTTTACGACACTGCCCGTGTTATTTCTGCGTATGCCGATGCTGTCGCTATGCGCCACCCCGATGCAGGTTCGGTAAGTGAATTTGCAACAGGCTGCTCAATCCCTGTTATTAACGGTGGCGATGGCCCTAACGAGCACCCCACTCAAGCACTGCTCGATTTATTAACTATTGAGCGTGAGCTTAACCGTTTTGAGCAAAACATAGATGGTATGCACATTGCGCTAGTGGGCGACTTAAAATATGGCCGCACTGTGCACTCTTTATCAAAACTGTTATGCCACTATAAAAACGTGAAATTTTCGATGGTTGCACCCGATGGTCTACAAATGCCTAGCTATATATTAGATGCAGTAGATAATGCAGGTCATAAAATTGAATTGGTAAATAAAATGGAAGGCAACTTAGCTGCCGACATCGTTTATCAAACACGTATTCAAGAAGAGCGCTTTCCTTCGCAAGAAGAAGCCAATAAATACCGTGGTGGGTTTAGAATTAGCCAATCAATTTACACTGCACATTGCAAACCTAATTCAGTGTTAATGCACCCGTTACCACGCGATAGTCGCCTAGAAGCCAACGAGCTAGATAACGACTTAAACGCAAACGACAATTTAGCTATATTTCGCCAAGTACAAAATGGCGTATTAATTCGT includes the following:
- a CDS encoding aspartate carbamoyltransferase, with product MLSFQGENILSVNQLDRDCIERIFAVAKKMEPYAKKQKRTNVLEGAILANLFFEPSTRTRVSFGTAFNLLGGLVRETTGMQSSALAKGESLYDTARVISAYADAVAMRHPDAGSVSEFATGCSIPVINGGDGPNEHPTQALLDLLTIERELNRFEQNIDGMHIALVGDLKYGRTVHSLSKLLCHYKNVKFSMVAPDGLQMPSYILDAVDNAGHKIELVNKMEGNLAADIVYQTRIQEERFPSQEEANKYRGGFRISQSIYTAHCKPNSVLMHPLPRDSRLEANELDNDLNANDNLAIFRQVQNGVLIRMALFALTLGVENKVEQYEVDVPWFSRKRDS